The genomic region TTGACTTAAGGCAAGCCCCACGCGGTAATTTCGCGACATTGTGGAATTTGAAGTAAGGAATAAATCTCCCGCGCCAGAAAGCCCCAAAAAAGTCTCCATTTTTCCGCCAAAAAACTCCCCAAAGCGACTCATCTCTACTAATCCACGCGCTAAAAGTGAAGCCTTAGCGTTTCTCCCAAGCTTCAAACCATCGCAAATCCCCCCAGCAATGGCAATGACATTTTTATACGCGCCTGCGATTTCCCCGCCAATCACATCAGTGCCTGCATACGCTTTGATAAAACTAGGAAACAGCGTGCCAAACTCATTTGCAAGCGCAAGATTCTTAGAATGCACTACTAGCGCGCAAGGAAGCGATTGCATTACTTCAGCAGCAAAGCTAGGACCGCAAAGATAGGCGAGGTTATTTGAATCTATAAATCCCTCATAGATGTCGCTTACAAAGGCACTATTTGCGGTTTCTATGCCTTTTGACGCGCAGAGAATCTTGCTTGTTTTTGGAAGATTCACACTTTCAAGCCAAAGACGCAAGGCATTTGTCGCAATAGCTATAATAAAAAACTCAGAATCTAAACCTTCAGTAATATCTACTTGAATGATATTTGGGCTTAGATTCTCTAATTTTTTGCGCGAGATGATTTTCACTTGATTTTTTTGTGAAAATGCAAAAGCCAGCGCCTTTCCCCACGCGCCTCCGCCAAAAACACTAATATTTGCCATAGACTATTTCCAGCATTCTGTGTTTGTTAGCCCAATATCAGAGGCTTTGAAATGTGGGTCAAGCCCGGCTTTGCGTTGTCTTTCATAGTCTTTTAACACACGCAACGCGATATTTCCAAGCAACACAATAGCCACAATATTTGTGATCGCCATAATCCCCATAAAAATATCCGCCAAATTCCACGCAAAACCAAAATTTATTTGTGTACCAAAAAATACCATAAGCACGGCACTTAGGCGGAAAATATTTAAGAGAATCTTGTTTTCTGTGATAAATTTGAAATTTATCTGCGCGTAGAAAAAATTCCCAATAAGCGAAGTAAAGGCAAAAAGCACCACAGAAAGGCTTACAAAATGCAGTCCAAAACTACCAAAATAGCCCTCCATCACCCTTTGCATAATAGGCAAGCCCTTAAGCCCACTCACATCAACACTAGAGCAAAGCACCACAAGCGCGGTAGCCGTGCAGATAATAAGTGTGTCGATAAAGACAGAAAGCGTTTGTACCATACCTTGTTTTGCTGGGTGAGTTGTATGCGCGCTGGCTGCGGCATTTGGCGCAGAGCCCATACCTGCTTCATTTGAAAAAAGCCCACGCTTAATGCCAATCACCATCGCACTTCCTGCAAAGCCTCCAAAAATTGCTTGGAAATCAAAAGCCTTTTCAAAAATATGGTTAAAAGCTTGTGGTAAAAGTGTGAAGTTATTGACAATCACAAAAAATGCCACGCAAAGGTAGCCCACCGCCATAATAGGCACAAGAATAGAAGTGATGAAGGCTGAAGATTTGTTTGTGCCAAAGAAAAAAGCTGATACAAATAAGCCCAAAATCACGCCAACAAACACTTTAAAATGCCCCTCCTCAAAGGCTTGCGCGCCGATATAGACTTCAAAAGCTGAAGTGAGTGTGTAGGCTTGCAAGGCATTAAATCCATAAGCAAAGCAAAAGATGAGAGAGATTGCAAAGCAGATCCCAAAGGTTTTTGAGCCAAGCGCGGATTCTATATAATATGCCGGTCCGCCTTTGTAGTTGTACGCGCCGTCCTTGCGTTTATACACTTGCGCTAGTGTGCTTTCTATAAAAGCACTCGCTCCACCTAAAATAGCAGTTACCCACATCCAAAAGAGCGCGCCGACGCCTCCTGCGCTAATAGCCACAGAAACACCCACAATATTGCCAATGCCAACGCGTGAAGCAGTAGAAATCATCAATGCGCCAAATGGGCTTACATGTTCTTCGTGCCCGCGCTCGCGTAAGAGTTTGAAAGCATAAGGCAAAAAGCGGATTTGAATAAAACGCGTGCGAATGGTAAAATACAGCCCGCAAGCAATGAGTGCAAATACCAAGAAATAGGTATAAAGAAAGCCATTAGCCTCGCCCACAAATTTTCCAATCCACTCTACAAACTCCACGCAATCCCTCCTTTCAAAAGTCTTAATTTTTTTAGAGAATCTAAACTCCTTGCAATTTTAGCATTATTGTTCCCAATCCTTGAGGCTTTTTAGCACTTCTTGCATTGGGGGCTTTTTAGAGAGATAGGGCTTTAGCTCCTCATCACTTAGCCTGCTCCATATTTTTGTCTCGCCTAAAACCCCAGCAAAATCCACGCTTGCACGCAAAGTGAGATTCTTGTCTTCAAGTGTGATTTTAGCGTAATAAATCTCGCCACTATCATAGTTATACACCTTGCCATTTTTGTAAGTGTCAGAATCACCCTCTAAGCCATACACAAAAATTGTCACATTGTCATAGCGTTCGCGCAAGTTTGGATTTTTATTATGAATATCTTTTGCAGGTGGCGTGCCATCGACATTTGCAAAGCCATAGGCATAATATTTTCCATCTTTTTGGAAAAATTCTACAATGCTTTGACGCCCGCTTTTTCCTATATGTGTTTTATAGAATCCCGAAAGCAAATCTTGACTTAAACAAAAAGTAAGCGCGCCAAGGAGCAAGAAAAACCCGTTTTTCAAGCTTTTCATAGAAAAACCTTTTAAGAGAATTTTAAGCTTAAGTATATCCAAAAATGCTAAAATTGCGCAAAAAAAGTGATATGAATTGTTAGAGGGAGAAGGTTTGAAGCGAAATTTGATTGGCTTGAGTTTATTAGCTTTGTGTGCGTGCGTGTGTGAGGCTAGAATGATTTGGACTGAAGACAAAAAAGAAGTGCGCTATGATTCTGATTTGAAGCCCACTGAAGAGATTTTGCAAGAAGTAGAAAAGACGCGTCAAGCATTGCTTGATAAAGCTGCGGGCAAGCCAGAGCCAAAAAAACCAAAAGATCCACGACAAAAAATTTATTTAGGTTTCAATCTTAATGTTTTAGCAAGCCCAAAAATAGGCTTAGGCTATGGTATGGGCGTTGAGGGCGGGTATAATTTTGTGGTGCAAAAAAATAATTCCCTGCGCCTTTTTGTCTTTTTTGACCGCTTTAGCAATAGTTATAGTGACTTTAACTTTAACCCAAATGTGCGCAATGCTTTTCAAATCTATCGTTTTGGGATTTCAGCCGAATATCGCGCGTATGTGAATCCTTACTTTGGATTCCGTGCGCGTTTGTTTTCTTTTGGCGTGCGCGATTTTGCGCTTAATTCTGATACGCTTATCCCCACAACCACGCGCGCCAAAAAGATTGGGATTTTGCCTACCATTGCCTTTGGACCTATTTTTAACTACAAACAGCATGAACTTTTTTTAGGCTATGATTTGATTGACTACACCTTTGAAAATGGTCCGAGTGTGAATTTTTTGCAATATAGTTTGAAGTTTTAGAAACTTTAAGAGTTTGCAAATTCCGCACTACTCACAAAACAAAAGGAGGCAAAAATGAATATAAAACAATATTACCTGCAATCAAACGCATTGCTAAATGGACATTTTCTCTTAAGCAGCGGAAATCACTCTTCTTGCTACTTGCAATCAGCAAAGGTGCTTGAAAATCCACAAATAGCGGAAATCCTCGCAACTGCTTTGGCAGAAAAAATCATGCAATATGGCTTGAGCGTCTCTTGTGTGTGCTCACCCGCACTTGGTGGGATTTTGGCTGGATATGAGCTAGCACGCGCGCTAAAAGCACGTTTTATTTTTACAGAACGTGTTAGTGGTGAAATGACTTTGCGCCGTGGCTTTGAAGTAGGGAGGGGCGAAAAAGTGCTCATTTGTGAAGATATTATCACCACAGGTGGTTCGGCTTTAGAATCTGCTAGATGTGTAGAGGCGCTAGGTGCGGAAATTGTAGGTTTTGCTGGGCTTGCAAATCGCGGGCTTTGCAAGCGCGTAGATTCTGAGCTAACGCCTAGTCCATTAGCTAAACTTCCACAGGATAAGCCACTTTTTGCCTTGCAAGATTTTGTCTTTGAAATGTATGAACCAAAAGACTGCCCGATGTGCAAAGAAGGAAGTGTGGCGCTAAAGCCCGGCAGCAGAGGCAATTAATGTCAAAACAGCAAAAACTGCGCTGGCGCAAGACTTTAGCAACTAGAGATTCTCACGCACAAAGCGCACGCCTCGCGCAAAAAAGCAAAAAAGCGCCTTTTTACCTCACCGACAGGCTTGTGGCATTTGTTACAGATATGTTTATGATAAATATGCCAATTTTGTATGTGGCAACTTATCTTGTGCTAGGCTCTAAAGAGGCATTTTTGGAAAATCAGGTGGTGATTTTTATTTGTGTAGCGCTTTTTGGGATTGTGCTTTCAATATTTTTTGCGCTAAGTGGGCAGACTCCGGGCTACAAATACGCAGGTTTGCGCCTTATCAATAAGTCAGATTCTAATGATTTATCAGAATCTAAACCCAACCCATCATTTTTAATTGCCTTTTTGCGCTATTTGTTGTGGATTGTGAGTGTAGTAAGTATTGTTGGCGTGTTGATGGCACTTTTTAGGAAAGATTCTCGGACATTTTATGATGTGGTATGTAAAACGCAAGTTATCTCTGTAAAGCCCACAAAGTCTATGTCTTAAGAATCTGGAAAATGTGAGGTAGAAATATTGCTAGAGGCGAAAAGTAAAAAATCAAAAAAAATATCAAGCAGGCAAAAGCACTTGATAAATCAAGTCAGAAAAAAGCAAAATAGTCTTGCCTAAAAGTGTCCTAGTGCTTTAAATTTCTCGCGCATTAAAATGTTTTTTAGTAAGATTTTGGCAGAATGTGTAGCTTGTGAAAGGTTTAGCAAAGCTTTAAAGCGGTGCAAACTCTATGCAAAGGCTAGGATTATACAGGGGCTAGGATTATGAATGTAGGGATTATCGCACTTATGCTTGGCGTATCGCTTGTTTTGGGATTTTTTGGCTTGCTGGCATTTGTTTGGGGGCTGAAAAATGGGCAGTTTGATGATGAAAACAAAATGATGGAGGGCGTGCTTTTTGACTCGCCTGAAGATTTAAACAAAGTTGCTAGCGTTGAGAATAAACAAGACTTCCTACAAGAGCTTATGCACAATCCTAAACATAAATAACACATAAGGAGAGAGTATGTCTGAAATCTATGATATTGCCATTATCGGTGGCGGACCTGGCGGGATCGCTTCGGCAGTTGAAAGCATAACTTTGGGGATTAAAAAGCTTATTATGTTTGAAAAGGGTGAAAATCACTCTGCGACTATTCGTCAATTTTACAAAGACGGCAAGCGCGTGGATAAAGACTACAAGGGACAAAAAGTCGAGCTCAATGGCAACATCTACTTTGTCGATGGCACTAAGGAAAGCACGTTAGATCTCTTTGATGAATTGCTAAAAACAAAGCAAATTGATGTGCGCTTTAAAAGCGAGATAGAATCTGTGCGCAAAGAAGATGAGATTTTCATCGTGCAAACAAGCGGTGGGCAAAGCTTTAAAGCACATTTTGTGATTATTGCCATAGGCAAAATGGGACAGCCAAATAAGC from Helicobacter himalayensis harbors:
- a CDS encoding NAD(P)H-dependent glycerol-3-phosphate dehydrogenase; translated protein: MANISVFGGGAWGKALAFAFSQKNQVKIISRKKLENLSPNIIQVDITEGLDSEFFIIAIATNALRLWLESVNLPKTSKILCASKGIETANSAFVSDIYEGFIDSNNLAYLCGPSFAAEVMQSLPCALVVHSKNLALANEFGTLFPSFIKAYAGTDVIGGEIAGAYKNVIAIAGGICDGLKLGRNAKASLLARGLVEMSRFGEFFGGKMETFLGLSGAGDLFLTSNSTMSRNYRVGLALSQGKKIDSILSELGEVAEGVITAKAITQISQKHAIHTPIAREVSAIIEGKDAKTSLNALMD
- a CDS encoding alanine/glycine:cation symporter family protein produces the protein MEFVEWIGKFVGEANGFLYTYFLVFALIACGLYFTIRTRFIQIRFLPYAFKLLRERGHEEHVSPFGALMISTASRVGIGNIVGVSVAISAGGVGALFWMWVTAILGGASAFIESTLAQVYKRKDGAYNYKGGPAYYIESALGSKTFGICFAISLIFCFAYGFNALQAYTLTSAFEVYIGAQAFEEGHFKVFVGVILGLFVSAFFFGTNKSSAFITSILVPIMAVGYLCVAFFVIVNNFTLLPQAFNHIFEKAFDFQAIFGGFAGSAMVIGIKRGLFSNEAGMGSAPNAAASAHTTHPAKQGMVQTLSVFIDTLIICTATALVVLCSSVDVSGLKGLPIMQRVMEGYFGSFGLHFVSLSVVLFAFTSLIGNFFYAQINFKFITENKILLNIFRLSAVLMVFFGTQINFGFAWNLADIFMGIMAITNIVAIVLLGNIALRVLKDYERQRKAGLDPHFKASDIGLTNTECWK
- a CDS encoding DUF2147 domain-containing protein, whose translation is MKSLKNGFFLLLGALTFCLSQDLLSGFYKTHIGKSGRQSIVEFFQKDGKYYAYGFANVDGTPPAKDIHNKNPNLRERYDNVTIFVYGLEGDSDTYKNGKVYNYDSGEIYYAKITLEDKNLTLRASVDFAGVLGETKIWSRLSDEELKPYLSKKPPMQEVLKSLKDWEQ
- the pyrE gene encoding orotate phosphoribosyltransferase, with the protein product MNIKQYYLQSNALLNGHFLLSSGNHSSCYLQSAKVLENPQIAEILATALAEKIMQYGLSVSCVCSPALGGILAGYELARALKARFIFTERVSGEMTLRRGFEVGRGEKVLICEDIITTGGSALESARCVEALGAEIVGFAGLANRGLCKRVDSELTPSPLAKLPQDKPLFALQDFVFEMYEPKDCPMCKEGSVALKPGSRGN
- a CDS encoding RDD family protein, with product MSKQQKLRWRKTLATRDSHAQSARLAQKSKKAPFYLTDRLVAFVTDMFMINMPILYVATYLVLGSKEAFLENQVVIFICVALFGIVLSIFFALSGQTPGYKYAGLRLINKSDSNDLSESKPNPSFLIAFLRYLLWIVSVVSIVGVLMALFRKDSRTFYDVVCKTQVISVKPTKSMS
- the ccoS gene encoding cbb3-type cytochrome oxidase assembly protein CcoS, whose protein sequence is MNVGIIALMLGVSLVLGFFGLLAFVWGLKNGQFDDENKMMEGVLFDSPEDLNKVASVENKQDFLQELMHNPKHK